A window of the Juglans microcarpa x Juglans regia isolate MS1-56 chromosome 5D, Jm3101_v1.0, whole genome shotgun sequence genome harbors these coding sequences:
- the LOC121264785 gene encoding TIR-only protein-like, which produces MQRSLALSKSYVRPWNQIQKLPRSSHEVFISHRGIDTRRNLAGLLYDHLFRLRLRPFLDCRNLKPGDRLFEKIDTAVRDCKVGVAVFSPRYCESYFCLRELARMMEYKKRVIPIFCDVKPSQLRFEDNGSPIPEKEIEGFRMALEEAKFTVGLTFDSSKGYELVRVPRKCLRCNHREFDRGRPGRIGDQES; this is translated from the exons ATGCAGCGTTCACTAGCCTTGTCCAAGAGCTATGTTCGTCCCTGGAATCAAATCCAAAAACTGCCACGCAGCTCACACGAGGTGTTCATAAGCCACCGGGGGATAGATACGAGGAGAAACCTTGCCGGGTTACTTTACGACCACCTTTTCAGGCTGAGGCTCAGGCCTTTCCTCGACTGTCGAAACTTGAAACCTGGGGACAGGTTGTTCGAAAAGATTGATACTGCTGTTCGAGACTGTAAGGTTGGTGTTGCAGTGTTCTCGCCCAGGTATTGTGAGTCCTATTTTTGTCTACGAGAACTGGCTCGTATGATGGAATACAAGAAAAGAGTCATTCCCATTTTTTGTGACGTCAAACCGTCGCAGCTTCGATTTGAGGATAATGGATCTCCCATCCCTGAGAAGGAGATCGAGGGATTCAGAATGGCACTTGAAGAAGCTAAATTTACAGTTGGACTTACCTTTGATTCGTCAAAAGGGTAC GAATTGGTCAGAGTTCCTAGAAAGTGCCTCAGATGCAATCATAGAGAATTTGATCGAGGTAGACCGGGAAGGATTGGAGATCAAGAGTCCTAA
- the LOC121266555 gene encoding TIR-only protein-like, with protein sequence MQRSPANLSKNFARKFLNPGGRNPIRTILSPSCAVFLNHRGDDTRKTLAGLLYDHLFRLRLRPFLDSRNMKPGDKLFDQIDIAIRNCKVGVALFSPRYCESKFCLYELALIMESKKRVIPIFWDVKPSQLLVKDNGTCSVEELQRFSLALEEAKYTVGLAFDSSTGDWSEFLRRASHAIIENLLEVGGDQRYWEKNFKNQALGQELKFNPLFIPQKLNQDLIDKYN encoded by the exons ATGCAACGTTCACCAGCTAATTTGTCCAAGAACTTTGCTCGTAAATTCCTTAATCCCGGCGGTCGGAACCCAATCCGAACAATACTAAGCCCATCATGCGCTGTGTTCTTAAACCACCGGGGAGATGATACGAGGAAAACTCTTGCTGGGTTGCTCTACGACCACCTTTTCAGGTTGAGGCTTAGGCCTTTCCTCGACAGTCGAAACATGAAACCTGGGGACAAACTGTTCGACCAGATCGATATCGCTATCCGAAATTGTAAGGTTGGCGTTGCTTTGTTCTCGCCCCGATATTGTGAGTCCAAGTTTTGTCTCTATGAATTGGCTCTGATCATGGAATCCAAGAAAAGAGTTATACCCATATTTTGGGACGTAAAACCATCCCAGCTATTGGTGAAGGACAATGGAACTTGTTCGGTGGAGGAGCTTCAGAGATTCAGCTTGGCACTCGAAGAAGCTAAATATACCGTAGGACTTGCTTTCGATTCATCAACAGG GGATTGGTCAGAGTTCCTAAGAAGGGCTTCCCATGCAATCATAGAGAATTTACTCGAGGTAGGTGGGGATCAACGATATTGGgagaagaattttaaaaatcaagcACTCGGCCAAGAGTTGAAGTTTAATCCACTTTTCATACCACAAAAACTAAATCAAGATCTCATCGATAAATATAACTAA